The following are encoded together in the Bradymonas sediminis genome:
- a CDS encoding ABC transporter permease, which translates to MSRFILKRLIGSVFVLLTIVTLALWITRMAPSNPCLKERATNTCGCIAVNKLDRPVFPVYTSVPLEPVEACDAWEPASEVTLGPIHILTSGWGDTQYAHYMIPLLTSFDLGQSMKTDRGVGETLWAALPYTLQLGLQALFVALLIGVPAGLYAGLRQNTMADYSTMTLAMIGVSIPNFVLGPLLIMFFALDLGWFRPNGWDSWVDSVLPSITLGLYYAAYIARLTRGGMLEIIRKDFIRTARAKGLTEHAVVVAHAMRGAILPVVSYMGPAVAALLAGSVVVEEIFNLPGVGKLFVRAALNRDYNMVLGTVILYSTVLVFLNLLVDILYTVIDPRVSYD; encoded by the coding sequence GTGAGTCGATTCATTTTAAAACGTCTGATCGGCAGTGTTTTTGTGCTGCTGACCATCGTGACGCTGGCGCTGTGGATTACGCGCATGGCGCCGAGTAATCCGTGTCTCAAAGAGCGTGCGACCAATACCTGCGGGTGCATTGCGGTAAACAAATTGGATCGACCGGTGTTCCCGGTCTATACAAGCGTTCCGCTGGAGCCGGTGGAGGCGTGCGACGCCTGGGAGCCGGCCTCCGAGGTGACGCTTGGGCCGATCCATATTTTGACCTCGGGTTGGGGCGATACGCAATATGCGCATTATATGATCCCGTTATTGACCAGCTTTGACCTTGGCCAGAGCATGAAGACGGACCGAGGCGTCGGCGAGACGCTGTGGGCAGCGCTTCCTTATACGCTGCAACTGGGTCTGCAAGCGCTCTTCGTGGCGCTTCTGATCGGCGTGCCGGCCGGGCTCTATGCCGGGCTGCGCCAGAACACGATGGCCGACTACTCGACCATGACCCTGGCGATGATCGGCGTGAGCATCCCGAACTTCGTGCTCGGGCCGCTCTTGATCATGTTCTTCGCGCTGGACCTGGGCTGGTTCCGCCCCAACGGGTGGGATAGCTGGGTCGACAGCGTGCTGCCGAGCATCACGCTCGGGCTGTATTATGCCGCCTATATCGCGCGCCTGACGCGCGGCGGTATGCTCGAAATTATCCGCAAAGACTTCATCCGAACCGCGCGCGCCAAGGGGCTGACCGAGCACGCGGTGGTCGTCGCCCACGCCATGCGCGGGGCGATTTTGCCGGTGGTCAGCTATATGGGCCCCGCGGTCGCGGCGCTCCTGGCCGGCTCGGTTGTCGTCGAAGAAATCTTCAACCTCCCGGGCGTCGGCAAGCTCTTCGTGCGCGCCGCGCTCAATCGCGACTATAATATGGTCCTGGGAACCGTCATTTTGTACTCCACGGTTTTGGTCTTCCTGAACCTCCTCGTCGACATTCTTTATACGGTCATTGACCCGCGGGTGAGCTATGATTGA
- a CDS encoding acetyl-CoA carboxylase biotin carboxylase subunit: MFDKILIANRGEIAVRVIRTCQRMGIHTIAVYSDADADAAHVRLADEAHLIGEAPVGKSYLNMERILRVAQESGAQAVHPGYGLLSENARFVEMVEQAGIVFIGPRSQVMELMGDKAQARTVAEKAGVPVVPGSPGPVADEDAAVAAAEELGYPVLVKAAAGGGGIGMKVAKNEKKLRKAYQSCQRRAMSSFGDDTIYIERYIQNPRHIEVQVIADTHGNAVHLFERECSVQRRHQKVIEEAPSPFVSKHEDINLRARMTEAALALVNATEYTNAGTLEFIVGEDASFYFIEMNTRLQVEHTVTEEITGVDLVEWQIRVAFGESLPMSQDALTISGHAIECRIYAENPAKKFMPAPGHIGAYTEPSGPGVRVDSGVHADSEVTPYYDPMLAKLITHGADRDEAIARMRGALDAYQIEELVTNLSMHAELLRDEDFVAGDFHTGWLEARGK; encoded by the coding sequence ATGTTCGATAAAATTCTGATTGCCAATCGTGGCGAAATCGCCGTTCGTGTGATCCGCACCTGTCAGCGCATGGGGATTCACACCATTGCGGTGTATAGCGACGCGGACGCCGACGCGGCGCATGTGCGCTTGGCTGACGAGGCGCATCTGATCGGCGAGGCGCCGGTGGGAAAGAGTTATCTTAATATGGAGCGGATTCTGCGGGTCGCCCAAGAAAGCGGCGCGCAGGCCGTGCACCCGGGCTACGGATTGCTCAGCGAGAACGCGCGCTTTGTCGAGATGGTCGAGCAGGCCGGCATCGTCTTTATCGGCCCGCGCTCGCAGGTCATGGAGCTCATGGGCGACAAGGCCCAGGCGCGCACGGTCGCTGAGAAGGCCGGTGTCCCGGTGGTCCCCGGCTCGCCGGGTCCGGTCGCCGATGAAGACGCCGCGGTCGCGGCTGCTGAGGAGTTGGGTTACCCGGTGCTCGTCAAGGCGGCGGCAGGTGGCGGCGGCATCGGCATGAAGGTCGCCAAGAATGAGAAGAAATTGCGCAAGGCCTACCAGTCCTGCCAGCGCCGCGCGATGTCGTCCTTTGGCGACGACACGATTTATATCGAGCGCTATATCCAAAACCCACGTCATATCGAGGTGCAGGTCATCGCCGATACCCACGGCAACGCCGTGCATCTTTTTGAGCGCGAGTGCAGCGTGCAGCGGCGCCACCAAAAAGTGATCGAAGAAGCACCCTCGCCTTTCGTCTCGAAACACGAGGATATCAACCTGCGCGCGCGCATGACCGAAGCCGCCCTCGCCCTGGTCAACGCGACCGAATATACCAACGCCGGCACGCTCGAGTTTATCGTCGGCGAAGACGCAAGCTTCTATTTTATCGAGATGAATACCCGCCTTCAGGTCGAGCATACGGTGACCGAGGAGATCACCGGCGTCGACCTGGTGGAGTGGCAGATTCGGGTGGCCTTCGGCGAGTCGCTGCCGATGTCGCAGGACGCGCTTACGATCAGCGGGCACGCGATTGAGTGTCGGATCTACGCCGAGAACCCGGCCAAAAAATTTATGCCCGCCCCGGGGCATATCGGCGCCTACACGGAGCCAAGCGGCCCGGGCGTGCGCGTCGACTCCGGCGTGCACGCCGACTCCGAGGTCACCCCCTATTATGACCCGATGCTCGCCAAACTCATCACGCACGGCGCGGACCGCGACGAGGCCATCGCGCGCATGCGCGGCGCGCTCGACGCGTACCAAATCGAGGAATTGGTCACCAATCTCTCGATGCACGCCGAGCTCTTGAGGGACGAAGACTTCGTCGCCGGCGACTTCCACACCGGCTGGCTCGAAGCGCGCGGCAAATAA
- a CDS encoding NAD-binding protein: MNRKRQIRRFLEAPAVEVVIALLIVISVGLLFVEVGTPTDSPDYAKIVFINDLLTLGFIGELFLRFYAEPRKERFFRKCWYDILAVLPALRILRVFRMLRLLRLYRVSLLAMERLKERSGLFKVVRVEYLMIALGLFTATLMGGLSMRVAEGGYNGEFGTFEQTLWYAVMTIIAGEPTGGDPTSSLGRFITLSLMITGLTLFAVLTGTVSAVMIDLLKDIRISGMELEDLDEHVIICGWNPSGSVILSELLHDHKKSDPSKKRRSRRRKKKSDLDTKQYVIISEADSVCVDEVVSQHPGRVMTMVGDYTRLEVLKRARIERASTAILLADATIPGRSAQDQDARSVLAAMLVEKAGSDIYTIVQLNNRDNETSLKGMGVEEIIVSEEYVGNLVATMTRNKGIVTILDDLLTAKYGEQFFREEIPAEMVGMDVGEAIPHLKRNYDAILIAVDLNNGNCGRDGFLVNPPVDFKLEAGHRLFVAAPESLS; encoded by the coding sequence ATGAATAGAAAACGTCAAATCAGGCGGTTCTTAGAAGCACCTGCCGTGGAAGTCGTGATCGCGCTCCTTATCGTGATCTCAGTCGGACTCCTCTTTGTGGAAGTCGGCACACCTACCGACTCGCCCGATTACGCCAAAATTGTCTTCATCAACGACCTGCTCACGCTGGGATTTATCGGCGAGCTCTTTTTGCGATTTTACGCGGAGCCGCGAAAGGAGCGCTTCTTTCGCAAATGCTGGTACGATATCCTCGCCGTGTTGCCGGCGCTGCGCATCCTGCGCGTGTTTCGCATGCTGCGCCTGTTGCGCCTATACCGGGTGAGCCTGCTGGCGATGGAGCGGCTAAAGGAGCGCTCCGGGCTCTTTAAGGTCGTGCGCGTCGAATATCTGATGATTGCCCTGGGGCTATTCACCGCGACGCTGATGGGTGGCCTGTCGATGCGGGTCGCCGAGGGCGGCTATAACGGCGAATTTGGCACATTCGAGCAGACCCTCTGGTACGCGGTGATGACGATTATCGCCGGCGAGCCCACCGGCGGTGACCCGACCAGCTCGCTGGGGCGTTTTATCACGCTCTCGTTGATGATCACCGGCCTGACGTTATTTGCCGTCCTCACCGGTACGGTGTCGGCCGTCATGATCGATTTGCTCAAAGACATAAGGATCAGTGGAATGGAACTCGAAGACTTAGACGAACACGTCATTATTTGCGGCTGGAATCCGTCGGGGAGCGTCATTCTCTCCGAGCTATTGCACGACCATAAAAAGAGCGATCCCTCAAAGAAGAGGCGCTCGCGCAGGCGAAAGAAGAAGTCCGACTTGGACACCAAGCAATATGTCATTATCTCGGAGGCCGACTCGGTATGCGTCGACGAGGTGGTGTCGCAGCACCCGGGCCGGGTGATGACGATGGTGGGGGATTATACGCGGCTGGAGGTGCTCAAGCGGGCGCGCATCGAGCGCGCGAGCACCGCGATTCTGTTGGCCGACGCGACCATCCCCGGGCGCTCCGCCCAGGACCAGGACGCGCGCAGCGTGCTCGCCGCGATGCTGGTGGAGAAGGCCGGCTCAGATATCTACACCATCGTCCAGCTCAATAACCGCGACAACGAGACGAGCCTCAAGGGCATGGGGGTCGAGGAGATTATCGTCAGCGAGGAATACGTCGGCAACCTGGTCGCGACGATGACCCGGAATAAGGGCATCGTTACAATTTTGGATGATTTGCTCACCGCCAAATACGGCGAGCAATTCTTCCGCGAGGAGATCCCCGCCGAGATGGTGGGCATGGACGTCGGCGAAGCGATTCCGCACCTGAAGCGAAATTACGACGCTATTTTGATCGCGGTGGACTTGAATAACGGAAATTGCGGGCGGGATGGTTTTTTGGTCAACCCGCCCGTTGATTTTAAGCTCGAGGCCGGGCACCGGCTATTTGTCGCGGCGCCCGAGTCCCTGAGCTAA
- a CDS encoding peptide ABC transporter substrate-binding protein, with amino-acid sequence MIGLRNTSKTARAGLAMLLLLGLTGLAACDKGGGEKKPESSATAEKSATDDGFRAGSKADSFTFVVAADPETFDTAKMTGAPEGRIAMQLFEGLLIPGPTTEGLDDPKDLMRPGVAKSYDISEDGKTYTFHLREDAKWSNGEPVTSADFVYSWKRILTPGFPADYVSMLYVIKGAEAYNKSKPEEADWETVGIRAPDAKTLEVELNNPTPFFPELTAFYTFFPVPEKAVEEFGDEWTRPENIITNGAYEMTSYISQKEIKLKKSEHYWDAKNVAINEAMVRIIPDRNAVTNAYRAQELHWSGTSLPVSQIADFITHPDYRRDPLLGVYYLRVNVSKEDSPLANADVRRALSYATDRSSLVDDVLSGLYEAANSYVPNNMPGYESTTTVDYNPRKAAESLKKAGYGEGGKAMPKITLLYNSDENHKLVAESIQKQWKSNLGVEIELVNKEWKIYLQDIDNLNYDVARAGWIGDYNDPMTFLEMFKTGDGNNDTGWSSEKYDGLLEAARAEADPAKRVKILQEAETILVTEGPIIPIYFYTNNVLVSRDVKGLEPHNRDIHLLKYMSLSE; translated from the coding sequence ATGATTGGACTTCGAAATACATCAAAGACGGCGCGTGCCGGGCTTGCGATGTTGTTATTGTTGGGCCTGACCGGGCTGGCTGCCTGCGATAAAGGTGGCGGAGAGAAGAAGCCGGAGAGCAGCGCGACGGCCGAGAAATCGGCCACCGATGACGGCTTTCGCGCGGGCTCCAAGGCCGACTCGTTCACCTTCGTCGTCGCCGCGGACCCCGAGACCTTCGACACCGCGAAGATGACCGGCGCGCCGGAAGGGCGCATCGCGATGCAGCTCTTCGAGGGCCTGCTCATTCCCGGGCCGACCACCGAAGGACTCGACGACCCCAAAGACCTGATGCGCCCCGGCGTGGCGAAGTCCTACGACATCAGCGAAGACGGCAAGACCTACACCTTCCACCTGCGCGAAGACGCGAAATGGTCCAACGGCGAGCCCGTGACCTCCGCTGATTTCGTCTACTCCTGGAAGCGTATTCTGACGCCGGGCTTCCCCGCCGATTACGTCTCGATGCTCTATGTCATCAAGGGGGCCGAGGCTTATAACAAGTCCAAGCCCGAAGAGGCCGATTGGGAGACCGTCGGCATCCGCGCCCCGGACGCCAAGACCCTGGAAGTCGAGCTCAATAACCCGACGCCGTTCTTCCCGGAGCTGACCGCGTTTTATACCTTCTTCCCGGTGCCCGAGAAGGCCGTCGAGGAGTTCGGCGACGAGTGGACGCGCCCCGAGAATATCATCACCAACGGCGCCTACGAGATGACGTCGTATATCTCGCAAAAAGAGATCAAGCTTAAGAAGAGCGAGCATTATTGGGACGCCAAAAACGTCGCCATCAATGAGGCGATGGTCCGCATCATTCCGGATCGCAACGCCGTCACCAACGCGTACCGCGCCCAGGAGTTGCACTGGAGCGGCACCAGCCTGCCGGTCAGCCAGATCGCGGACTTCATCACCCACCCCGACTACCGTCGTGACCCGCTGCTCGGCGTCTACTACCTGCGCGTGAACGTCTCCAAAGAGGACTCGCCGCTGGCCAACGCTGACGTGCGCCGCGCGCTGTCCTACGCCACCGACCGCAGCTCGCTGGTCGACGACGTGCTCAGCGGGCTCTACGAGGCCGCGAACTCCTACGTCCCCAATAATATGCCGGGCTATGAGTCGACCACGACGGTTGACTACAACCCCCGTAAGGCCGCAGAATCGCTTAAGAAAGCCGGATACGGCGAAGGCGGAAAGGCGATGCCGAAGATCACGCTTTTGTATAACTCCGACGAGAACCATAAATTGGTCGCCGAGTCGATTCAGAAGCAGTGGAAGTCCAACCTCGGCGTCGAAATCGAGCTGGTCAACAAGGAATGGAAGATCTATTTGCAGGATATCGATAACCTGAATTACGATGTCGCGCGCGCCGGCTGGATCGGCGACTATAACGACCCGATGACCTTCCTTGAGATGTTCAAGACCGGTGACGGCAATAACGACACCGGCTGGTCGAGTGAGAAATACGACGGCCTTTTGGAGGCCGCGCGTGCCGAGGCCGACCCGGCCAAGCGCGTCAAAATTCTGCAAGAAGCTGAGACCATTTTGGTGACCGAGGGGCCGATTATCCCCATCTATTTCTACACCAATAATGTGCTCGTCTCGCGCGACGTGAAAGGCCTTGAGCCGCACAACCGCGACATTCATCTCCTCAAATATATGAGTCTATCCGAGTGA
- a CDS encoding ABC transporter ATP-binding protein, protein MTEVSEKTEVQTSTTSPGEDERPKILDVRNLKTHFSVDGGTVRAVDGVSFSVRRGESVGIVGESGSGKSVTQISILGLIPTPPGRIAGGEIFFQGEDLLKKSKSEMRKIRGNQISMIWQDPMTSLNPFLRISRQLMEPLRIHKGMDKVEARKKAIEMLEKVGIPGAAQRIDQYPHQFSGGMRQRVMIAMALLCEPALLIADEPTTALDVTIQAQILELIKSLRTDFGTSVVTITHDLGVVAGISDRVIVMYAGRIMEEAAADDLFYHPAHPYTVGLLKSVPRLDRGRVEELIPIEGLPPDTSKDIPGCPFADRCSWAVDKCRQKFPEPVEFEDGHRSYCWRAKEVYAAKLGTRSAPGHAHAVEARIRAGGSIELDATNASQKDQGGDDV, encoded by the coding sequence ATGACCGAAGTATCCGAGAAAACCGAAGTCCAAACGAGCACTACTTCGCCTGGCGAAGACGAGCGTCCCAAGATCCTCGACGTGCGCAATCTCAAGACCCATTTTAGCGTCGACGGCGGCACGGTCCGCGCGGTTGACGGCGTGAGCTTTTCGGTGCGCCGCGGCGAGTCCGTGGGCATCGTCGGAGAGTCCGGGTCGGGTAAGTCGGTCACCCAGATCTCGATCCTCGGGCTTATCCCGACGCCTCCCGGCCGAATCGCCGGCGGCGAGATTTTCTTCCAGGGCGAAGACCTGCTCAAGAAGTCGAAGAGCGAGATGCGAAAGATCCGGGGCAACCAGATCTCGATGATCTGGCAGGACCCGATGACCAGCTTGAACCCCTTCTTGCGCATCTCGCGCCAGCTCATGGAGCCGCTGCGCATCCACAAGGGCATGGACAAGGTCGAGGCGCGCAAAAAGGCCATCGAGATGCTCGAGAAGGTCGGCATCCCGGGCGCCGCCCAGCGTATCGACCAATATCCGCATCAATTCTCGGGCGGTATGCGCCAGCGCGTCATGATCGCCATGGCGCTGCTGTGCGAGCCTGCGCTGCTCATCGCCGACGAGCCGACCACCGCGCTCGACGTGACCATTCAGGCGCAGATCCTCGAGCTTATCAAGAGCCTGCGCACCGACTTCGGCACCAGCGTCGTCACCATCACCCATGACCTGGGCGTGGTCGCCGGCATCTCGGACCGCGTCATCGTGATGTACGCCGGGCGCATCATGGAAGAGGCCGCCGCCGACGACCTCTTCTATCATCCGGCCCATCCCTACACCGTCGGCCTGCTTAAGAGCGTGCCGCGCCTGGACCGGGGCCGCGTCGAAGAGTTGATCCCGATCGAGGGTCTGCCGCCCGATACCTCCAAAGATATCCCCGGCTGCCCCTTCGCCGACCGCTGCTCCTGGGCGGTCGACAAATGTCGCCAGAAATTCCCCGAGCCGGTCGAATTTGAAGACGGACACCGCTCCTATTGCTGGCGCGCCAAAGAAGTCTACGCCGCCAAATTGGGCACCCGCTCCGCCCCCGGCCACGCCCACGCGGTCGAGGCACGGATTCGCGCCGGCGGCAGCATCGAATTAGACGCAACGAACGCATCACAGAAGGACCAGGGAGGCGACGATGTCTGA
- the der gene encoding ribosome biogenesis GTPase Der produces MSFLIAIVGRPNVGKSRLFNRLSKAGDAIVHDSEGVTRDRQYADGEWYDKRYTVIDTGGFVPEAQAGMLAQMRIQAQVAMDEADVIIFMVDSRAGVVPADREITAMLRQSTKPVFCAVNKIDSPHQPEQYMGEFYRLGMELFPISAEHGHGISGLMDTISALIPKTRAEDVAPPYARVAVVGKPNAGKSSMINKLLGQERLLTDNVAGTTRDAIDTHITRGDQEYLVIDTAGLRRKTKISETLEEYAVFQAIRSIDRSDVVLFVVDAIEGITWQDKKIADVIQNRGRACVIVVNKWDLVDKTISTADEYVAAIEREMPFMAFAPVVFVSALSGQRVHKIFEYVDRAFDQFNMRISTAETNRFLEQALGQHSPPMHKKRPVKFYYASQVATRPPTFLFSVNRADGVKPSYRRYLVNKLREIYGFEGTPIRTVLRGRDQDKK; encoded by the coding sequence ATGAGTTTTTTAATTGCAATCGTCGGCCGTCCCAATGTTGGAAAAAGCCGGCTCTTTAATCGTCTCTCTAAGGCCGGTGACGCGATCGTCCACGACTCCGAGGGCGTCACGCGCGACCGGCAATACGCCGACGGCGAGTGGTATGACAAACGCTATACCGTCATCGACACCGGCGGGTTTGTCCCCGAGGCCCAGGCCGGCATGCTCGCGCAGATGCGCATCCAGGCGCAGGTCGCCATGGATGAGGCCGACGTGATTATCTTTATGGTCGACTCGCGCGCCGGCGTCGTGCCGGCCGACCGTGAGATCACCGCCATGCTGCGCCAGAGCACCAAGCCGGTGTTCTGCGCGGTCAACAAGATCGACTCGCCCCACCAGCCCGAGCAATATATGGGCGAGTTTTACCGCCTGGGCATGGAGTTATTTCCCATCAGCGCCGAGCACGGCCACGGCATCAGCGGGCTGATGGACACGATCAGCGCGCTTATCCCGAAGACTCGGGCCGAAGATGTCGCGCCTCCCTACGCGCGTGTCGCGGTGGTCGGTAAGCCGAACGCCGGAAAATCCAGCATGATCAACAAGTTGCTGGGGCAGGAGCGTCTGCTGACCGATAACGTCGCCGGCACCACCCGCGACGCCATCGACACGCATATCACCCGCGGCGACCAGGAGTATCTGGTCATCGACACGGCCGGCTTGCGGCGAAAGACCAAGATCTCGGAGACCCTCGAAGAATACGCGGTCTTCCAGGCCATCCGCAGCATCGACCGCAGCGACGTCGTGCTCTTCGTGGTCGACGCCATCGAGGGCATCACCTGGCAGGATAAAAAGATCGCCGACGTCATCCAAAACCGTGGCCGCGCCTGCGTCATCGTGGTCAATAAATGGGACCTCGTCGACAAGACGATCTCCACGGCCGACGAATATGTCGCCGCCATCGAGCGCGAGATGCCGTTTATGGCGTTTGCCCCGGTCGTCTTCGTCAGCGCGCTGTCGGGCCAGCGCGTCCACAAAATTTTCGAATACGTGGACCGCGCGTTCGACCAATTTAATATGCGTATCTCGACCGCCGAGACCAACCGCTTCCTGGAGCAAGCCCTCGGCCAGCATAGCCCGCCGATGCATAAGAAACGCCCGGTGAAGTTCTATTACGCATCCCAGGTCGCCACGCGCCCGCCGACGTTTTTGTTCTCGGTCAACCGCGCCGACGGCGTCAAGCCGTCCTATCGCCGCTATCTCGTGAATAAACTGCGCGAGATCTATGGCTTCGAAGGGACGCCGATTCGCACGGTACTTCGCGGGCGAGATCAGGATAAGAAATAG
- a CDS encoding ABC transporter ATP-binding protein — translation MSEVMAESEKKSTATDKDAKVTPDTQKAATQEAAEKPALAANKKTAGAKPDAKALVRVEGLKMHFPVYKGLFVRKEVRRVRAVDGLTFEIYDGETLGLVGESGCGKSTTGRSIIQLYTPTEGRVFFEDEDLTKLSPAEMHKKRRDIQMIFQDPYASLNPRMTVGDIIAEPLRVHNLAKGDEVDRQVQELMTIVGLDPRYVRRYPHEFSGGQRQRIGVARALASKPKFIVADEPISALDVSIQAQIMNLLNDLQEEFGLTYLFIAHDLAAVRHISDRIAVMYLGRMAELTDADTLYEKPLHPYTEALISAVPIPDPEVEATRKRIVLEGDVPSPLNPPSGCVFHTRCPYAFERCKKDVPDFREVEPGHWVACHLTDEPERRDGVDPTES, via the coding sequence ATGTCTGAAGTAATGGCCGAGAGCGAAAAGAAATCGACGGCGACTGACAAGGACGCAAAAGTCACCCCCGACACCCAGAAGGCAGCGACCCAAGAGGCCGCCGAGAAGCCCGCGCTCGCCGCGAATAAGAAGACGGCTGGCGCCAAGCCCGACGCCAAGGCGCTGGTGCGCGTCGAGGGCCTCAAGATGCACTTCCCGGTGTATAAGGGTCTCTTTGTGCGCAAAGAAGTCCGCCGCGTGCGCGCGGTCGACGGGTTGACCTTCGAGATCTACGACGGCGAGACCCTGGGGCTTGTCGGCGAGTCGGGGTGCGGTAAATCGACCACCGGGCGCTCGATTATCCAGCTCTATACGCCCACCGAGGGCAGAGTCTTCTTCGAAGACGAAGACCTCACGAAGTTGAGCCCGGCCGAGATGCATAAGAAGCGTCGCGATATCCAGATGATCTTCCAGGACCCCTACGCCTCGCTGAACCCGCGAATGACGGTCGGCGATATCATCGCCGAGCCGCTGCGCGTGCATAATCTGGCCAAGGGCGACGAGGTCGACCGCCAGGTGCAGGAGTTGATGACCATCGTCGGGCTCGACCCGCGCTACGTGCGCCGCTATCCGCACGAGTTTTCGGGTGGGCAGCGCCAGCGCATCGGCGTGGCGCGCGCGCTGGCGAGCAAGCCGAAATTCATCGTCGCCGACGAGCCGATCAGCGCCCTGGACGTGTCCATTCAGGCGCAGATCATGAACCTGCTCAACGATCTGCAAGAAGAGTTCGGCCTGACCTACCTCTTCATCGCCCATGACCTCGCCGCGGTGCGCCATATCTCGGACCGCATCGCCGTGATGTACCTGGGGCGCATGGCCGAGCTCACCGACGCCGACACCCTCTACGAGAAACCGCTGCATCCCTATACCGAGGCGTTGATCTCGGCTGTGCCGATTCCCGACCCCGAGGTCGAGGCGACGCGCAAGCGCATCGTGCTCGAGGGCGACGTCCCAAGCCCGCTGAACCCGCCGTCGGGCTGTGTCTTCCACACCCGCTGCCCTTACGCCTTTGAGCGCTGCAAAAAGGACGTCCCGGATTTTCGAGAGGTCGAGCCGGGCCACTGGGTCGCCTGCCATCTGACTGACGAGCCGGAGCGCCGCGACGGCGTCGACCCGACTGAGAGCTGA
- the era gene encoding GTPase Era, protein MENDINKPLDNENSADSNQADYHAGFVALIGQPNVGKSTLMNRILGVDLAIITAKPQTTRNRILGVRSFPDKGQIAFVDTPGIHKAKKQLNKRMVATALSAITEVDLICHVIDADAYIKQTARLGKDELPASDAFIFRKLAEVKQPVFLILNKVDKLDAKEELLPMMQDLSERFDFAEIIPISAHKGDNIRRLVDIILSHLPADGPLFPEDMLTDQAERFIAAEFIREQILEQTHEEVPYSVAVEIERFVENRAKNMLEVSAIIHVERSTQKGIVIGKGGARLQSIGIKSRKRMQAFFGKKIYLETFVRVESEWSEDPEALGRFGYE, encoded by the coding sequence ATGGAAAACGACATTAATAAGCCGTTGGATAACGAAAATAGCGCCGACTCGAATCAAGCCGATTACCACGCCGGTTTTGTGGCCCTGATCGGACAGCCCAATGTGGGCAAATCGACTCTGATGAATCGGATCCTCGGCGTCGACCTGGCGATTATCACCGCCAAACCGCAGACAACGCGCAACCGAATATTGGGGGTACGAAGCTTCCCTGACAAGGGGCAGATTGCTTTTGTCGACACCCCCGGGATTCACAAGGCGAAAAAGCAGCTCAACAAACGCATGGTCGCGACCGCGCTCAGCGCGATCACCGAGGTCGACCTGATCTGCCACGTCATCGACGCCGACGCGTATATCAAACAGACGGCGCGCCTGGGCAAGGATGAACTGCCGGCCTCCGACGCTTTTATCTTCCGAAAGCTCGCCGAGGTAAAGCAGCCGGTCTTCTTGATCCTCAACAAGGTCGACAAGCTCGACGCCAAAGAAGAGCTGCTGCCGATGATGCAGGATTTGAGCGAGCGTTTTGATTTCGCCGAGATCATCCCGATCAGCGCGCATAAGGGCGACAATATTCGCCGGCTGGTCGACATTATCTTGAGCCACCTGCCGGCCGACGGCCCGCTCTTCCCCGAGGATATGCTGACCGACCAGGCCGAGCGCTTTATCGCCGCCGAGTTTATCCGCGAGCAAATCCTCGAGCAGACCCACGAGGAAGTTCCCTATAGCGTGGCGGTTGAGATTGAGCGCTTCGTCGAGAACCGCGCCAAGAATATGCTCGAGGTCTCCGCGATCATTCATGTTGAGCGCAGCACTCAAAAGGGCATCGTGATCGGCAAGGGTGGGGCGCGACTGCAGTCGATTGGCATCAAGTCGCGCAAGCGCATGCAGGCCTTCTTTGGCAAGAAAATCTATCTGGAGACCTTCGTTCGGGTTGAATCCGAGTGGAGCGAGGACCCCGAAGCCCTCGGCCGATTCGGATACGAATAA